In the Malania oleifera isolate guangnan ecotype guangnan chromosome 1, ASM2987363v1, whole genome shotgun sequence genome, one interval contains:
- the LOC131144992 gene encoding uncharacterized protein LOC131144992 isoform X1, producing the protein MMNSCASTLSLLDDLLSSMAALCFTPHRLHGPTINGSVKTIWNRSGEDSVPPTPDHGDGGKRTATNYAPPAPRMMKRRQFTALSCGGEEGVARKLRFEQDQGQRD; encoded by the exons ATGATGAATTCTTGCGCCAGCACTCTCTCCCTCCTGGACGATTTGCTCTCCTCTATGGCCGCCCTCTGCTTTACGCCCCACCGCCTCCATGGCCCCACCATCAACGGCAGCGTCAAGACGATCTGGAACCGTAGTGGCGAAGACTCAGTCCCTCCAACTCCCGATCATGGAGACGGCGGCAAGAGGACTGCAACCAATTACGCACCACCAGCCCCCCGGATGATGAAGAGGCGGCAGTTTACAGCCCTTTCCTGTGGCGGCGAAGAGGGCGTGGCGCGAAAGCTTCGGTTTGAG CAAGATCAGGGACAGAGAGATTGA
- the LOC131144992 gene encoding uncharacterized protein LOC131144992 isoform X2 has product MMNSCASTLSLLDDLLSSMAALCFTPHRLHGPTINGSVKTIWNRSGEDSVPPTPDHGDGGKRTATNYAPPAPRMMKRRQFTALSCGGEEGVARKLRFEI; this is encoded by the exons ATGATGAATTCTTGCGCCAGCACTCTCTCCCTCCTGGACGATTTGCTCTCCTCTATGGCCGCCCTCTGCTTTACGCCCCACCGCCTCCATGGCCCCACCATCAACGGCAGCGTCAAGACGATCTGGAACCGTAGTGGCGAAGACTCAGTCCCTCCAACTCCCGATCATGGAGACGGCGGCAAGAGGACTGCAACCAATTACGCACCACCAGCCCCCCGGATGATGAAGAGGCGGCAGTTTACAGCCCTTTCCTGTGGCGGCGAAGAGGGCGTGGCGCGAAAGCTTCGGTTTGAG ATTTGA